In Rubrivirga marina, the following are encoded in one genomic region:
- the coaD gene encoding pantetheine-phosphate adenylyltransferase: MSKLALYPGTFDPVTYGHLDVLERALKVFDRIEVTVAVNASKQTLFSIEDRVGLVQACVADLDAHDRVTVTAFEGLLVDHARATGAVALVRGLRQVSDFDYEFRMALANRRLHPELQTVFLMPAEDHTFVAASIVREIHRWGGDVSSFVPPVVVEALAGLRERDVEAD, from the coding sequence GTGTCCAAACTCGCCCTCTACCCCGGCACCTTCGACCCCGTCACGTACGGCCACCTCGACGTGCTCGAGCGCGCGCTGAAGGTGTTCGACCGGATCGAGGTCACGGTCGCCGTCAACGCCTCGAAGCAGACGCTCTTCTCGATCGAGGACCGCGTGGGGCTCGTCCAGGCCTGCGTGGCGGACCTCGACGCCCACGACCGCGTGACCGTCACGGCCTTCGAGGGGCTCCTCGTGGACCACGCCCGCGCGACCGGCGCCGTCGCGCTCGTCCGCGGACTCCGCCAGGTGAGCGACTTCGACTACGAGTTCCGGATGGCGCTCGCCAACCGACGGCTCCACCCGGAGCTCCAGACTGTGTTCCTGATGCCGGCCGAGGACCACACGTTCGTCGCGGCGTCGATCGTCCGCGAGATCCACCGCTGGGGAGGCGACGTGTCGTCGTTCGTGCCGCCCGTCGTGGTGGAGGCACTGGCCGGGCTCCGCGAGCGGGACGTCGAGGCGGACTGA
- a CDS encoding site-2 protease family protein, producing MEPRPPAVPSRGAEPPDAPSVLTDYEPPSAPDEDRVGLHVGLFVATFLSSVWCGALLVGRSERWDPVVEVAGNGIGALLALLTSRAFLQDGFLYAVPFLGFLTVHEFGHYLAARWRQTRVSLPYFIPVPLPSTLGTFGAVIRIKEPLRRTRQLFDIGAAGPLAGFVAAVLVLLVAVLTLPGPDYLFSVAGHEDVVTYLRSFGRFPEFVPEPNSTALVFGDTPLFHLLGSLGWTRVPGHEIMHYPVLLAGWLGLFFTALNLLPVGQLDGGHVVYALWGPRVHQIVARVTTMVLLLSGGVGLVTDLAPGTGPLVLWAAVALIYAAALAWLFRGEWLLTASAVAFLTAATAFLVVVVPGLALSVGWTGWLFWVGMILFVIRVDHPPVLVREPLTPRRKALAYLCIVIFFLCFSIQPIQFVG from the coding sequence GTGGAGCCCCGTCCCCCTGCCGTCCCGAGCCGCGGTGCCGAGCCGCCCGACGCCCCGAGCGTCCTCACCGACTACGAGCCGCCGTCCGCGCCCGATGAGGACCGGGTCGGGCTCCACGTCGGCCTGTTCGTCGCCACGTTCCTTTCGTCTGTGTGGTGCGGCGCCCTCCTCGTGGGGCGGAGCGAGCGGTGGGACCCGGTGGTCGAGGTCGCTGGCAACGGGATCGGCGCGCTGCTGGCGCTCCTCACGAGCCGGGCGTTCCTGCAGGACGGGTTCCTGTACGCGGTCCCGTTCCTCGGCTTCCTGACGGTCCACGAGTTCGGGCACTACCTCGCGGCGCGGTGGCGCCAGACGCGCGTCTCGCTCCCGTACTTCATCCCGGTCCCGCTCCCGAGCACGCTGGGCACGTTCGGTGCCGTCATCCGGATCAAGGAGCCGCTCCGTCGCACCCGCCAGCTCTTCGACATCGGCGCGGCCGGCCCCCTCGCGGGGTTCGTGGCGGCCGTCCTCGTCCTGCTCGTGGCCGTCCTCACGCTGCCCGGGCCCGACTACCTCTTCAGCGTCGCCGGGCACGAGGACGTGGTGACGTACCTCCGCTCGTTCGGCCGCTTCCCGGAGTTCGTCCCGGAGCCGAACTCGACGGCGCTCGTATTCGGCGACACGCCGCTGTTCCACCTGCTCGGGAGCCTCGGCTGGACGCGCGTGCCGGGCCACGAGATCATGCACTACCCCGTGCTGCTGGCGGGCTGGCTCGGCCTCTTCTTTACGGCGCTCAACCTGCTCCCCGTCGGGCAGCTCGACGGCGGGCACGTGGTCTACGCCCTGTGGGGGCCCCGCGTCCACCAGATCGTGGCGCGCGTGACGACGATGGTCCTCCTGCTGTCCGGCGGCGTCGGGCTGGTGACGGACCTCGCGCCGGGGACGGGGCCGCTCGTGCTGTGGGCCGCCGTCGCCCTGATCTACGCCGCCGCGCTCGCGTGGTTGTTCCGGGGCGAGTGGCTGCTGACGGCGTCGGCGGTCGCGTTCCTGACCGCGGCGACGGCGTTCCTCGTCGTCGTCGTGCCCGGGCTGGCGCTGTCGGTGGGGTGGACCGGGTGGCTGTTCTGGGTCGGGATGATCCTGTTCGTGATCCGCGTCGACCACCCGCCCGTGCTCGTGCGGGAGCCGCTGACGCCGAGGCGGAAGGCGCTGGCCTACCTCTGCATCGTGATCTTCTTCCTCTGCTTCTCGATCCAGCCGATCCAGTTCGTCGGCTAG
- a CDS encoding RsmD family RNA methyltransferase, protein MRITGGALARRPIDAPKGDRTRPTTDRVREALFSALGSRMELRDARVLDLFAGSGALGLEAVSRGAAHATLVERHGPTLAVARGNARQLGVADRVRTLRADALAHLGAAVDTATRFDLVLADPPYDLSEIPTLPGLVRPLLAPGGLFALEHDARHDFAEADGLVFSRAYGRTVVSVFGAGA, encoded by the coding sequence ATGAGGATCACCGGCGGAGCGCTCGCGCGGCGCCCGATCGACGCGCCGAAGGGCGACCGGACGCGGCCGACGACGGACCGCGTGCGCGAGGCCCTCTTCAGCGCGCTCGGCTCGCGGATGGAGCTCCGGGACGCCCGCGTGCTCGACCTCTTCGCCGGGAGCGGCGCCCTCGGGCTGGAGGCCGTCAGCCGCGGCGCGGCGCACGCCACGCTCGTCGAACGCCACGGCCCGACGCTCGCCGTGGCGCGGGGAAACGCCCGCCAACTCGGCGTCGCCGACCGCGTCCGGACCCTCCGCGCCGACGCCCTCGCCCACCTCGGTGCTGCGGTGGACACGGCCACGCGGTTCGACCTGGTCCTCGCCGACCCGCCCTACGACCTGAGCGAGATCCCAACGCTGCCGGGCCTCGTCCGCCCGCTCCTCGCGCCGGGCGGCCTGTTCGCCTTGGAGCACGACGCGCGCCACGACTTCGCCGAGGCGGACGGCCTCGTCTTCTCGCGCGCCTACGGCCGGACCGTCGTGAGCGTGTTTGGCGCGGGCGCGTGA
- a CDS encoding pyridoxal phosphate-dependent aminotransferase codes for MTTPAPALDTLSPRVAAMQPSATLAISGRAAALRREGRDVIALSAGEPDFPTPAPIVEAAHQALRDERFSYTPNPGIPELREAIAKKLQTENGLDVQAAQVVCSNGAKQSVAQAVLAICQPGDEVVIPAPYWVSYPEMARLAGATPVSVLATSEADYKLTPDQLADAITEQTRVLILNSPSNPTGAVYTPDELEGLAAVLREHPHVAIISDEIYEHVLFDADFASFAALDGMAERTCTVNGFSKAFAMTGWRLGYLAAPAWWSGAVAKIQSQLTSGPSSITQYASLAAFEMGPEVLEEMVGAFRQRRDAVLERLRAIDGVTCPTPEGAFYLFPDVSALYGRQTPDGAEIAGSVDFCTYLLEARDVALVPGEAFGNDAGVRISYATDLDTLMTACDRIEAGVVGLR; via the coding sequence ATGACCACCCCGGCCCCCGCTCTCGACACCCTCAGCCCGCGCGTCGCCGCGATGCAGCCGTCGGCCACGCTCGCGATTTCGGGGCGGGCCGCCGCGCTCCGTCGCGAGGGGCGCGACGTCATCGCCCTCTCGGCCGGCGAGCCCGACTTCCCGACGCCCGCGCCCATCGTCGAGGCCGCGCACCAGGCGCTCCGCGACGAGCGCTTCAGCTACACGCCGAACCCCGGCATCCCCGAGCTCCGCGAGGCGATTGCGAAGAAGCTCCAGACCGAGAACGGGCTCGACGTCCAGGCCGCCCAGGTCGTGTGCTCGAACGGGGCCAAGCAGTCGGTCGCGCAGGCGGTCCTCGCGATCTGCCAGCCCGGCGACGAGGTCGTGATCCCCGCGCCGTATTGGGTGAGCTACCCCGAGATGGCCCGGCTCGCCGGCGCCACGCCCGTCTCGGTCCTCGCCACGTCCGAGGCCGACTACAAGCTGACGCCCGACCAGCTGGCCGACGCCATCACGGAGCAGACGCGCGTGCTCATCCTCAACAGCCCGTCGAACCCGACCGGCGCCGTCTACACGCCCGACGAGCTCGAGGGGCTGGCCGCCGTCCTCCGCGAGCACCCGCACGTCGCCATCATCTCCGACGAGATCTACGAGCACGTGCTCTTCGACGCCGACTTCGCGTCGTTCGCTGCGCTCGACGGGATGGCCGAGCGGACGTGCACCGTCAACGGGTTCTCGAAGGCATTCGCCATGACGGGCTGGCGGCTGGGCTACCTCGCCGCGCCGGCGTGGTGGAGCGGGGCCGTCGCCAAGATCCAGAGCCAGCTCACGAGCGGGCCGTCGTCGATCACGCAGTACGCCTCGCTGGCGGCCTTCGAGATGGGGCCGGAGGTGCTGGAGGAAATGGTCGGCGCGTTCCGCCAGCGGCGCGACGCCGTGCTGGAGCGGCTCCGCGCCATCGACGGCGTGACGTGCCCGACGCCCGAAGGCGCGTTCTACCTGTTTCCCGACGTCTCGGCGCTCTACGGCCGCCAGACGCCCGACGGCGCCGAGATCGCCGGCAGCGTCGACTTCTGCACCTACCTCCTGGAGGCCCGCGACGTGGCCCTCGTGCCGGGCGAGGCGTTCGGCAATGACGCCGGCGTGCGGATCTCGTACGCCACGGATCTCGACACGCTCATGACGGCCTGCGACCGGATCGAGGCCGGCGTCGTGGGCCTCCGCTAG
- a CDS encoding pyridoxine 5'-phosphate synthase codes for MTRLSVNFNKAALMRNARTGSTGAGRPNVGRLARVAVGAGAVGATLHPRPDGRHALAADVETLRALMGRGAPLDGAELNVEGNPFEGPARHGDYDFPGFMEILRAARPTQATLVPDAAGQRTSDHGWDFARDGARLGPLVEELRGLGCRVSLFVDPDPEAVRAAADVGADRVELYTGPYAWAHTAGDASALLDRHRAAAEAAAEAGLTVNAGHDLDLENLGPYLRAVPGVAEVSIGQALLADALLMGLEGAVRAYLKVLAEAGE; via the coding sequence ATGACCCGCCTCAGCGTCAACTTCAACAAGGCCGCCCTCATGCGGAACGCCCGCACGGGCAGCACCGGCGCCGGGCGCCCGAACGTCGGCCGGCTGGCCCGCGTCGCCGTCGGTGCCGGGGCCGTCGGCGCGACGCTCCACCCGCGGCCCGACGGCCGCCACGCGCTCGCCGCCGACGTCGAGACCCTGCGGGCGCTGATGGGCCGCGGCGCGCCCCTCGACGGCGCGGAGCTCAACGTCGAGGGCAACCCGTTCGAAGGACCGGCCCGCCACGGCGACTACGATTTCCCCGGGTTCATGGAGATCCTCCGCGCCGCGCGGCCCACGCAGGCCACGCTCGTCCCCGACGCGGCCGGGCAGCGGACGAGCGACCACGGCTGGGACTTCGCCCGCGACGGCGCCCGCCTCGGGCCGCTCGTGGAGGAGCTCCGCGGGCTCGGCTGCCGCGTGAGCCTGTTCGTCGACCCCGACCCCGAGGCGGTCCGCGCCGCCGCCGACGTCGGGGCCGACCGCGTCGAGCTCTACACCGGGCCCTACGCCTGGGCCCACACCGCGGGCGACGCGTCGGCCCTGCTCGACCGGCACCGCGCCGCGGCCGAGGCCGCCGCCGAGGCTGGCCTGACCGTCAACGCCGGGCACGACCTCGACCTGGAGAACCTCGGCCCGTACCTCCGCGCCGTGCCGGGCGTCGCCGAGGTCTCGATCGGGCAGGCCCTCCTCGCCGACGCGCTCCTGATGGGGCTCGAGGGCGCCGTCCGGGCCTACCTCAAGGTCCTCGCCGAGGCCGGCGAGTAG